Proteins from one Sphingomonas sp. HF-S4 genomic window:
- a CDS encoding Fur family transcriptional regulator — MHAHDHHEHAGSDLTRAAQTTLEKSGEQWTAMRERVFEALAGFDKPASAYDIAEAVSKAEGRRVAANSVYRILDLFVGSNLARRVESANAYMANTHPDCLHDCIFLVCDSCGQTTHIDDDTITKTVRAAAKDTGFSPVRPVIEVRGKCADCE; from the coding sequence ATGCACGCGCACGATCATCATGAGCATGCGGGAAGCGATCTCACCCGCGCCGCGCAGACCACGCTGGAGAAGTCCGGCGAGCAATGGACCGCGATGCGCGAGCGCGTGTTCGAGGCGCTGGCCGGGTTCGACAAGCCCGCCTCGGCCTATGACATCGCCGAGGCCGTCTCCAAGGCCGAAGGTCGCCGCGTTGCCGCCAACAGCGTCTATCGCATCCTCGACCTGTTCGTCGGCTCGAACCTCGCCCGCCGAGTCGAGAGCGCCAACGCCTATATGGCGAACACGCACCCCGATTGCCTGCACGACTGCATCTTCCTGGTCTGCGACAGTTGCGGCCAGACCACGCATATCGATGACGACACGATCACCAAGACGGTGCGCGCCGCGGCCAAGGATACGGGGTTCTCGCCGGTCCGCCCGGTGATCGAAGTCCGCGGCAAATGCGCCGACTGCGAATAG
- a CDS encoding MerC domain-containing protein, giving the protein MPVSLPISRFWSGLDASFDRIAIGLSGLCLVHCVATTVLLTVLSSAGAFLHPAIHEIGLALAIVFGIIALGKGVLSHGYMAPALVGAFGIGIMAGALTLPHGGFEILWTLIGVSLVALGHDLNRRATY; this is encoded by the coding sequence ATGCCGGTGAGTCTTCCGATATCCCGCTTCTGGAGTGGGTTGGATGCCAGCTTCGATCGCATCGCGATCGGGCTCAGCGGGCTGTGTCTCGTGCATTGCGTCGCGACGACCGTGCTGCTCACCGTCCTTTCCTCCGCCGGCGCCTTTCTCCACCCGGCGATCCACGAGATCGGCCTCGCTCTGGCGATCGTCTTCGGCATCATCGCGCTGGGCAAGGGCGTGCTCTCGCACGGCTATATGGCCCCGGCCTTGGTCGGCGCGTTCGGCATCGGCATCATGGCCGGCGCGCTGACGCTGCCGCATGGCGGGTTCGAGATCCTCTGGACGCTGATCGGCGTGAGCCTGGTCGCGCTCGGCCACGACCTCAACCGCCGCGCCACCTACTGA
- a CDS encoding RBBP9/YdeN family alpha/beta hydrolase, whose product MSIFSPLDDQSPIILTVPGLGGSGPSHWQTLWEQSRPDTHRVELGMWETPHRNTWVTKLDQAIRSAQAPVVLAAHSLGCLAVAWWAELSPQPFGWPVAGALLVAPADVDRESVRPELAAFQPTPTKPLPFPSIVVASSDDPWVDPEKARALAGGWGSFFVDAGPQGHLNAASGIGWWEEGQALLDRVLDAAADRTGKVRSANEARTLLAVSATEAAQAHYYGERA is encoded by the coding sequence ATGTCTATCTTTTCGCCTCTCGACGATCAGTCGCCGATCATCCTCACCGTCCCCGGGCTCGGCGGCTCGGGCCCTTCGCACTGGCAGACGCTCTGGGAGCAATCGCGCCCGGACACCCACCGAGTCGAGCTCGGCATGTGGGAAACGCCGCATCGCAACACCTGGGTGACCAAGCTCGACCAGGCGATCCGCAGTGCCCAGGCACCCGTGGTGCTCGCCGCGCATAGCCTGGGCTGCCTTGCCGTCGCCTGGTGGGCCGAGCTCTCGCCCCAGCCCTTCGGCTGGCCAGTCGCCGGCGCGCTGCTGGTCGCCCCCGCCGATGTCGACCGCGAGTCGGTGCGCCCCGAACTCGCGGCCTTCCAGCCGACGCCGACCAAGCCCCTGCCCTTCCCGTCGATCGTGGTGGCAAGCAGCGACGATCCCTGGGTCGATCCCGAAAAGGCGCGTGCGCTCGCCGGGGGCTGGGGCAGCTTCTTCGTCGATGCCGGGCCGCAGGGGCATCTCAACGCCGCCAGCGGCATCGGCTGGTGGGAGGAAGGTCAGGCGCTGCTCGATCGCGTGCTCGACGCCGCGGCCGACCGCACCGGCAAGGTCCGCTCGGCCAACGAAGCGCGGACGCTGCTCGCGGTGAGCGCCACCGAGGCCGCGCAGGCGCATTATTATGGCGAGCGCGCCTGA
- the lpdA gene encoding dihydrolipoyl dehydrogenase, with product MAESYDVIVLGSGPGGYVAAIRASQLGLKVAIVERELLGGICLNWGCIPTKALLRSAEIFHYMQHAKDYGLAADKISADLDAVVKRSRGVAKQLNQGVTHLMKKNKIAVHMGTGKLTGKGKLSVTAEDGKVTELTAKNIILATGARARDLPGLPADGNKVWTYRHAMTPREMPTKLLVIGSGAIGIEFASFYNDMGSDVTVVEMLDRIVPVEDKDVSAHLEKALKKQGMTIHTSAKIDKIEATANGIKATITGKDGKPAPGEFSHVIVAIGIVPNTADIGLKELGVDVDDRGFLKTDPACKTNVDGLYAIGDITAPPWLAHKASHEGVIAAEAIAGKHPHAMDPRNIPGCTYCHPQIASVGLTEAKAKEAGYEVKVGNFPFIGNGKAIALGEAEGFVKTVFDAKTGELLGAHMIGAEVTEMIQGYTIGKTLETTEAELMETVFPHPTISETMHEAVLGAYERALHI from the coding sequence ATGGCTGAATCCTACGACGTCATCGTTCTCGGCTCGGGCCCCGGCGGCTATGTCGCCGCGATCCGCGCGAGCCAGCTCGGGCTCAAGGTCGCGATCGTCGAGCGCGAGCTGCTGGGCGGCATCTGCCTCAACTGGGGCTGCATCCCCACCAAGGCGCTGCTCCGCTCGGCCGAGATCTTCCATTACATGCAGCACGCCAAGGACTACGGCCTCGCCGCCGACAAGATCAGCGCCGATCTCGACGCAGTGGTCAAGCGCTCGCGCGGCGTCGCCAAGCAGCTCAACCAGGGCGTCACGCACCTGATGAAGAAGAACAAGATCGCCGTGCACATGGGCACCGGCAAGCTGACCGGGAAGGGCAAGCTCAGCGTCACCGCCGAAGACGGCAAGGTCACCGAGCTCACCGCCAAGAACATCATCCTGGCGACCGGCGCGCGCGCCCGCGACCTGCCGGGCCTGCCTGCCGACGGCAACAAGGTGTGGACCTATCGCCACGCAATGACGCCCAGGGAAATGCCGACCAAGCTGCTCGTCATCGGATCGGGCGCGATCGGCATCGAGTTCGCCAGCTTCTACAACGACATGGGCAGCGACGTGACCGTGGTCGAGATGCTCGACCGGATCGTGCCCGTCGAGGACAAGGATGTCTCGGCGCACCTCGAAAAGGCGCTCAAGAAGCAGGGCATGACGATCCACACCAGCGCCAAGATCGACAAGATCGAGGCGACGGCAAACGGCATCAAGGCGACGATCACCGGCAAGGACGGCAAGCCCGCCCCCGGCGAATTCAGCCACGTCATCGTCGCGATCGGCATCGTGCCGAACACCGCCGATATCGGCCTCAAGGAACTCGGCGTCGACGTCGACGACCGCGGCTTCCTCAAGACCGATCCGGCCTGCAAGACCAATGTGGACGGGCTCTACGCAATCGGCGACATCACCGCGCCGCCCTGGCTCGCGCACAAGGCCAGCCACGAAGGCGTGATCGCCGCGGAGGCGATCGCCGGCAAGCACCCGCACGCGATGGACCCGCGCAACATCCCGGGCTGCACCTATTGCCACCCGCAGATCGCATCGGTCGGCCTCACCGAGGCCAAGGCCAAGGAAGCGGGCTACGAGGTCAAGGTCGGCAACTTCCCGTTCATCGGCAATGGCAAGGCGATCGCGCTCGGCGAGGCCGAGGGCTTCGTGAAGACCGTGTTCGACGCCAAGACCGGCGAGCTGCTCGGCGCGCACATGATCGGCGCCGAAGTCACCGAGATGATCCAGGGCTACACGATCGGCAAGACGCTCGAGACCACCGAGGCCGAACTGATGGAGACGGTGTTCCCGCACCCGACGATCAGCGAGACGATGCACGAGGCCGTGCTCGGCGCGTACGAGCGGGCACTGCATATCTGA
- a CDS encoding acyl-CoA thioesterase has product MADQSPPTKQPAIRVTTMPADANPYGDIFGGWLMSQMDMAAGLVASRHSHGRAVTIAVEGMKFHAPVAVGDEVSVYADLVRVGRTSMTIDVQAWRRARHAEQSCLVTQAQFVFVAIDEHRQPRPVEASAGTPA; this is encoded by the coding sequence ATGGCTGACCAAAGCCCTCCGACCAAGCAACCCGCGATCCGCGTCACCACCATGCCCGCCGACGCCAATCCCTATGGCGACATTTTCGGCGGCTGGCTGATGAGCCAGATGGACATGGCCGCCGGGCTCGTCGCCTCGCGCCATTCGCACGGCCGCGCAGTGACGATCGCCGTCGAGGGGATGAAATTCCACGCCCCCGTCGCGGTCGGCGACGAAGTGTCGGTCTATGCCGACCTCGTCCGCGTCGGACGCACCTCGATGACGATCGACGTCCAGGCCTGGCGCCGCGCGCGCCACGCCGAACAGTCGTGCCTCGTCACCCAGGCGCAGTTCGTGTTCGTCGCGATCGACGAGCACCGTCAGCCGCGGCCGGTAGAGGCCTCGGCTGGAACCCCCGCCTGA
- a CDS encoding pyruvate dehydrogenase complex dihydrolipoamide acetyltransferase: MSIEIKMPALSPTMEEGTLAKWLVKEGDTVKSGDLLAEIETDKATMEFEAVDEGVIGKILVAEGTDNVKVGTVIAVIAAEGEEVSAPAPTPAPAPAEKAEAAPAPAPAPAPAPTPAPAPAKAAGDGSRVKASPLAKRLAAEKGLDLSSVTGSGPNGRIVKADLDGAKPGTAPAAQPTGSAPAAAPAAAPAEHKPVWYDDSIPHEEEKLSNIRKTIARRLTESKQTIPHIYLTVDIRLDALLKLRSDLNKSLEARGVKLSVNDLLIKALGVALIQTPKCNVTYTGDKLIKYSRADVSVAVSTPTGLITPIIRDAAGASVSSISTQMKDLAGRAKEGKLKPEEYQGGTASLSNMGMFGIKQFEAVINPPQGMIMAIGAGEKRPYIIDDALGIATVMSATGSFDHRAIDGADGAELMKTFKALVESPLGMIA; encoded by the coding sequence ATGTCGATCGAAATCAAGATGCCTGCACTTTCCCCCACGATGGAGGAGGGTACCCTCGCCAAATGGCTGGTGAAGGAAGGCGACACCGTGAAATCGGGTGACCTCCTCGCCGAGATCGAAACCGACAAGGCGACGATGGAATTCGAAGCCGTCGACGAAGGCGTGATCGGCAAGATCCTCGTCGCCGAGGGCACCGACAATGTGAAGGTCGGCACCGTGATCGCCGTGATCGCAGCCGAGGGCGAGGAGGTCTCGGCCCCCGCGCCGACGCCCGCGCCTGCCCCCGCCGAGAAGGCCGAGGCGGCACCCGCGCCGGCGCCCGCTCCTGCGCCGGCCCCGACGCCTGCCCCCGCACCGGCCAAGGCCGCTGGCGACGGCAGTCGCGTCAAGGCGAGCCCGCTCGCCAAGCGCCTCGCCGCCGAAAAGGGCCTCGACCTGTCCAGCGTCACCGGCTCGGGCCCGAACGGCCGCATCGTCAAGGCCGACCTCGACGGCGCCAAGCCCGGCACCGCGCCTGCCGCGCAGCCCACCGGTTCGGCGCCCGCGGCAGCCCCTGCCGCCGCCCCCGCCGAGCACAAGCCGGTCTGGTACGACGACAGCATCCCGCACGAGGAAGAGAAGCTCAGCAACATCCGCAAGACGATCGCGCGCCGCCTCACCGAATCGAAGCAGACGATCCCGCACATCTACTTGACCGTCGACATCCGCCTCGACGCGCTGCTCAAGCTGCGCAGCGACCTCAACAAGTCGCTCGAGGCGCGCGGCGTGAAGCTCTCGGTCAACGACCTGCTGATCAAGGCGCTCGGCGTCGCGCTGATCCAGACGCCCAAGTGCAACGTCACCTACACCGGCGACAAATTGATCAAGTACAGCCGCGCCGACGTCTCGGTCGCTGTCTCGACTCCCACCGGGCTGATCACCCCGATCATCCGCGACGCCGCCGGCGCCAGCGTCTCGTCGATCTCGACGCAGATGAAGGACCTCGCCGGCCGCGCCAAGGAAGGCAAGCTCAAGCCCGAGGAATATCAGGGCGGCACTGCATCGCTCTCGAACATGGGCATGTTCGGGATCAAGCAGTTCGAGGCGGTGATCAATCCGCCCCAGGGCATGATCATGGCGATCGGCGCGGGCGAGAAGCGCCCGTACATCATCGACGACGCGCTGGGCATCGCCACGGTGATGTCGGCGACCGGCAGCTTCGATCACCGCGCGATCGACGGGGCCGATGGCGCCGAGCTGATGAAGACCTTCAAGGCGCTGGTCGAATCGCCGCTGGGCATGATCGCCTGA
- a CDS encoding universal stress protein, which yields MRTYLVVIDESPESEIALRFAARRAVKTGGSVEILALTAPQEFVQWGGVMATIEEEGRQRVEALVTRAAGTLLTESGLKPSITVREGDGVKVVREMISANRDIAALVLGAAASGPPGPLVAHFTGADAGSFSVPVMIIPGSLDVEAIDRLS from the coding sequence ATGCGCACCTATCTGGTGGTGATCGACGAAAGTCCCGAATCCGAGATCGCCCTGCGCTTCGCGGCGCGGCGTGCAGTGAAGACCGGCGGCAGCGTCGAGATCCTCGCGCTCACCGCGCCGCAGGAATTCGTCCAATGGGGCGGCGTGATGGCGACGATCGAGGAGGAAGGCCGCCAGCGCGTCGAGGCGCTGGTGACGCGCGCGGCGGGTACGCTGCTGACCGAATCGGGGCTGAAGCCCTCGATCACCGTGCGCGAGGGCGACGGGGTCAAGGTGGTGCGCGAGATGATCTCGGCCAATCGCGACATCGCCGCCTTGGTGCTCGGCGCCGCGGCGAGCGGGCCGCCGGGACCGCTGGTCGCGCACTTCACCGGTGCGGATGCGGGAAGCTTCAGCGTGCCGGTGATGATCATCCCGGGGTCGCTGGATGTCGAGGCGATCGATCGGTTGAGCTGA
- a CDS encoding M20/M25/M40 family metallo-hydrolase produces MRIVALPLLLLATPAVAQEQPSAARLKADVETLVGFGTRHTLSDPEHPTRGIGAARRWFAMELQRIGEGCAKCIQVANVARTFVNDRAPKGVEVVNVLGFQPGRDNKRVVIVMGHIDSRVTDVMDATSDAPGANDDASGVALVLEAARILSKEKFDATIVYAALSGEEQGLFGGTLLAETARERGWTVSAVLNNDIVGNTIGQDGRRVADRVRVFSEGIREIEPLPGQLARRADGGEDDGPSRALAKAVDGVAGGMRGGLDVFVVRRFDRFGRGGDHSPFLKLGYPAVRFSVGVENYDAQHQDLRREGGKVFGDTVDRMDFPYLAKVTAINVATLRRLAKAPAAPASVTIGGALATDTSVKWPAVVGAAGYRVHWRRADAQDWQKHLDVKTNDAVLKGVIVDDTFVGVSALAADGSESLVTFGGRERR; encoded by the coding sequence ATGCGTATCGTTGCCTTGCCGCTGTTGCTCCTTGCCACGCCCGCCGTCGCTCAGGAGCAGCCGAGCGCCGCGCGGCTCAAGGCCGATGTCGAGACGCTCGTCGGCTTCGGCACGCGGCACACGCTGTCCGATCCCGAGCATCCCACACGGGGGATCGGCGCGGCGCGGCGCTGGTTCGCGATGGAGTTGCAGCGGATCGGCGAGGGCTGCGCGAAGTGCATCCAGGTCGCCAATGTCGCGCGAACATTCGTCAACGATCGCGCGCCCAAGGGCGTCGAGGTGGTGAATGTGCTCGGCTTCCAGCCCGGGCGCGACAACAAGCGCGTCGTGATCGTGATGGGGCATATCGACAGCCGCGTCACCGACGTGATGGACGCCACGTCGGACGCGCCTGGCGCCAATGACGACGCGTCGGGCGTCGCGTTGGTGCTCGAGGCGGCGCGGATCCTGTCGAAGGAGAAGTTCGACGCGACGATCGTCTATGCCGCGCTCTCGGGCGAGGAGCAGGGGCTGTTCGGCGGGACGCTGCTCGCGGAGACCGCCAGGGAGCGCGGCTGGACGGTGAGCGCGGTTCTCAACAACGACATCGTCGGGAATACGATCGGGCAGGACGGCCGCCGCGTCGCCGATCGCGTCCGCGTGTTCTCGGAAGGGATTCGCGAGATCGAGCCGCTGCCGGGGCAACTCGCGCGGCGTGCCGATGGCGGCGAGGACGACGGGCCGTCACGCGCGCTCGCCAAGGCAGTTGATGGTGTCGCGGGCGGAATGCGCGGCGGGCTCGACGTGTTCGTGGTGCGGCGCTTCGACCGGTTCGGGCGGGGTGGCGACCATTCGCCGTTCCTCAAGCTCGGCTATCCCGCGGTGCGATTCAGCGTCGGCGTCGAGAATTACGACGCGCAGCACCAGGATTTGCGCCGCGAGGGCGGCAAGGTCTTTGGCGACACGGTCGACCGGATGGATTTTCCGTATCTCGCCAAGGTGACGGCGATCAACGTCGCTACCCTGCGCCGGCTGGCCAAGGCGCCCGCCGCGCCGGCGAGCGTGACGATCGGCGGGGCGCTGGCGACCGATACTTCCGTGAAATGGCCGGCGGTGGTTGGGGCGGCGGGCTATCGTGTCCACTGGCGCCGCGCGGATGCGCAGGACTGGCAGAAGCATCTCGACGTCAAGACGAACGACGCGGTGCTCAAGGGCGTGATCGTCGACGACACGTTCGTCGGCGTGTCGGCACTGGCGGCCGACGGCAGCGAGAGCCTGGTGACGTTCGGCGGACGCGAGCGGCGCTAA
- a CDS encoding RcnB family protein has translation MRSTWLMAAAVIAGVAGATPAAAQRVWQDGRWVVMPKTSAPMVARANPHRWTMRDGRWDAGYRAPGGWNGYHRLHRGATLPGYWRGNDFRVHDYLSFGLAAPPAGYSWVRYYDDAVLIDDQGSVWDSIDGISWGGAAAAASASAGFVNADARAGAGYPAPRIQPVDPDDYYDDRDDRDDGRYDGPPPRFDDRYDDRGPYRDDYAPPPPPIAPPPPPIRYGPPPVAFAPPPCPQACPVGYPNGMAWQNGAWVGSYGAAYGGTTTTVVVIPSTTTTTTTTTEYVERRSYGHRPTKRLLRKSCACR, from the coding sequence GTGCGCAGCACATGGTTGATGGCAGCGGCGGTGATCGCCGGAGTGGCGGGGGCGACGCCCGCCGCCGCGCAGCGCGTCTGGCAGGACGGACGCTGGGTGGTGATGCCCAAGACCTCGGCGCCGATGGTGGCGCGCGCCAATCCGCACCGCTGGACGATGCGCGACGGCCGCTGGGACGCAGGCTACCGCGCGCCGGGCGGCTGGAACGGCTATCACCGCCTCCATCGCGGCGCGACGCTTCCCGGTTACTGGCGCGGCAACGACTTCCGCGTCCACGACTATCTGAGCTTCGGGCTCGCCGCCCCGCCCGCCGGCTATAGCTGGGTCCGCTATTATGACGATGCGGTGCTCATCGACGATCAGGGCAGCGTGTGGGATTCGATCGACGGGATCAGCTGGGGCGGCGCCGCCGCTGCGGCGAGCGCGAGCGCCGGCTTCGTCAACGCCGACGCCCGCGCGGGCGCGGGCTATCCGGCGCCGCGGATCCAGCCGGTCGATCCCGACGATTATTACGACGATCGCGACGACAGGGACGACGGGCGCTACGACGGCCCGCCGCCGCGCTTCGACGATCGCTATGACGATCGCGGCCCCTATCGCGACGATTACGCGCCGCCGCCCCCGCCGATCGCGCCGCCGCCGCCTCCGATCCGCTACGGCCCGCCGCCCGTCGCCTTCGCACCGCCGCCCTGCCCGCAGGCGTGCCCGGTCGGCTATCCGAACGGCATGGCGTGGCAGAACGGCGCCTGGGTCGGCAGCTACGGCGCGGCCTATGGCGGCACGACGACCACCGTGGTGGTGATCCCGTCGACGACGACCACCACGACGACCACGACCGAATATGTCGAGCGGCGCAGCTATGGGCACCGCCCGACCAAGCGCCTGCTCCGCAAGAGCTGCGCCTGCCGCTAA
- a CDS encoding GAF domain-containing protein, whose amino-acid sequence MYTFTIAAGSKSELYRDLAAALDSLTADEPDAIANMANVSALIGQYLPDLNWSGFYRNVNDELVLGPFQGKAACIRIPFGKGVCGAAAATRETQLVEDVHAFPGHIACDAASRSELVVPIVHQGELLGVLDLDSPSPARFDAGDAAGCEALMRILAPRITG is encoded by the coding sequence ATGTACACCTTCACCATCGCCGCCGGCTCCAAGTCCGAACTCTATCGCGACCTCGCCGCCGCGCTCGATTCGCTCACTGCCGACGAGCCCGACGCGATCGCCAACATGGCCAATGTCTCGGCGCTGATCGGCCAATATCTCCCCGACCTCAACTGGTCGGGCTTCTATCGCAACGTGAACGACGAGCTCGTCCTCGGGCCGTTCCAAGGCAAGGCCGCCTGCATCCGCATTCCGTTCGGCAAGGGGGTGTGCGGCGCCGCGGCGGCGACTCGCGAAACCCAGCTGGTCGAGGACGTCCATGCCTTTCCCGGCCATATCGCCTGCGATGCCGCCAGCCGCTCCGAGCTGGTCGTGCCGATCGTCCATCAGGGCGAGTTGCTCGGCGTACTCGACCTCGACAGCCCGTCGCCTGCGCGGTTCGACGCCGGCGACGCTGCCGGCTGCGAGGCACTGATGCGCATCCTGGCCCCCCGAATCACAGGCTGA
- the arfB gene encoding alternative ribosome rescue aminoacyl-tRNA hydrolase ArfB encodes MAELPEEAIVEEKFLAASGPGGQNVNKVATAVQLRIDVFKLGLAPWAYQQLKTLAGTRLTSAGELVITARKFRTQDANRADARERVAELLEKAHERQARRVKTKPSKAAKARRVDAKKGRSEVKAGRGKVRFD; translated from the coding sequence GTGGCTGAACTGCCCGAAGAGGCGATCGTCGAGGAGAAGTTCCTCGCCGCCTCCGGGCCAGGCGGGCAGAACGTCAACAAGGTGGCCACCGCGGTGCAATTGCGCATCGACGTGTTCAAGCTCGGCCTCGCGCCCTGGGCCTATCAGCAGCTCAAGACGCTGGCGGGCACCAGGCTGACCAGCGCCGGCGAGCTGGTGATCACCGCACGGAAATTCCGCACCCAGGACGCCAACCGCGCCGATGCGCGCGAGCGCGTGGCCGAGCTGCTGGAAAAGGCCCATGAGCGCCAGGCCCGCCGGGTCAAGACCAAGCCGAGCAAGGCCGCCAAGGCGCGCCGCGTGGACGCCAAGAAGGGGCGCAGCGAAGTGAAGGCTGGGCGCGGGAAAGTGCGGTTCGACTGA
- a CDS encoding RluA family pseudouridine synthase, with the protein MLHNRVLFIDGEAMIIDKPAGLPVDRPRDRSQSLEDMLDQLTFGFQRLPLPVHRLDRDTSGCLLLARNPKAHKRFGQAFEAGTVVKRYLAILDGEPAEDSGTIDLPLIKVSTEETGWRMTGDAKGKPARTRWEVVERIQGRAMLAFFPETGRTHQIRVHAAEGLGLPIVGDPVYGKGGPAVMLHAAELTVPREGKPDVHAEAPLPLRFGNIGFGRG; encoded by the coding sequence ATGCTCCATAACCGCGTACTCTTCATCGATGGCGAAGCGATGATCATCGACAAGCCGGCCGGGCTGCCGGTCGATCGCCCGCGCGACCGCTCGCAAAGCCTCGAAGACATGCTCGACCAGCTCACCTTCGGCTTCCAGCGCCTGCCGCTGCCCGTCCACCGGCTCGACCGCGACACCAGCGGCTGCCTGCTGCTCGCGCGCAATCCCAAGGCGCACAAGCGCTTCGGCCAGGCATTCGAGGCGGGCACCGTCGTCAAGCGCTACCTCGCGATCCTCGATGGCGAGCCCGCCGAGGACAGCGGCACGATCGACCTGCCGCTGATCAAGGTCTCGACCGAGGAGACCGGCTGGCGGATGACCGGCGATGCCAAGGGCAAGCCCGCCCGCACGCGCTGGGAAGTCGTCGAGCGTATCCAGGGCCGGGCGATGCTCGCCTTCTTCCCCGAGACCGGCCGCACCCACCAGATCCGTGTCCACGCAGCCGAGGGCCTCGGGCTGCCGATCGTCGGCGACCCGGTCTATGGCAAGGGCGGCCCCGCAGTGATGCTCCACGCCGCCGAGCTCACCGTGCCGCGTGAGGGCAAGCCCGACGTGCATGCCGAGGCGCCGCTGCCACTGCGCTTCGGCAATATCGGCTTCGGCCGTGGCTGA
- the wrbA gene encoding NAD(P)H:quinone oxidoreductase — protein MSKILVLYYSSYGHLAKMAEAVAEGARSAGAQVDVRRVPETAPAEVVAAAGFVADTTHPVLEEVNELANYDGIIVGAPTRFGRMSSQMASFWDRAGGVWFQGQLNGKVGGAFTSTASQHGGQETTLFSIITNLLHFGLTIVGLDYGFQGQMGVDEVKGGSPYGATTIADGDGSRLPSQAELDGARYQGRRIAEVANKLAA, from the coding sequence ATGTCCAAGATCCTCGTCCTCTATTACTCGTCCTACGGCCACCTCGCGAAGATGGCCGAAGCCGTCGCCGAGGGTGCACGCAGCGCCGGCGCGCAAGTCGATGTCCGCCGCGTCCCCGAGACCGCACCGGCCGAAGTCGTCGCCGCAGCCGGCTTCGTCGCCGACACGACGCACCCGGTGCTCGAGGAGGTCAACGAGCTCGCCAACTATGACGGCATCATCGTCGGCGCGCCGACGCGCTTCGGCCGGATGTCGAGCCAGATGGCGAGCTTCTGGGATCGCGCCGGCGGCGTCTGGTTCCAGGGCCAGCTCAACGGCAAGGTCGGTGGCGCCTTCACGTCGACCGCGAGCCAGCATGGCGGCCAGGAGACGACCTTGTTCTCCATCATCACCAACCTGCTGCACTTCGGCCTGACCATCGTCGGGCTCGATTACGGCTTCCAGGGCCAGATGGGCGTCGACGAAGTCAAAGGCGGCTCGCCTTATGGCGCGACGACGATAGCCGACGGCGACGGCAGCCGCCTGCCGAGCCAGGCCGAACTCGACGGTGCGCGCTACCAGGGCCGCCGCATCGCCGAAGTCGCCAACAAGCTCGCGGCGTAA
- a CDS encoding pirin family protein — MIDKRPFETLGHANHGWLNARHHFSFADYYDPARTSWGALRVWNDDEIAANSGFPAHPHQNMEIITYVRSGAITHQDSMGNQGRTEAGDVQVMSAGSGIRHAEYNLEPETTRIFQIWIMPRETGGQPSWGAKPFPKGDRSGKFVALASGFDGDDEALPIRANARVLGATLKAGESVEHSVGDGRHAYLVPAIGTIEVDGEQVNARDGAALTGGQTVTIKALEDAEIVLVDSE, encoded by the coding sequence ATGATCGACAAACGTCCTTTCGAAACCCTCGGCCATGCCAACCATGGCTGGCTCAATGCCCGCCACCATTTTAGCTTCGCCGATTACTATGACCCCGCCCGCACCAGCTGGGGTGCGCTGCGTGTCTGGAACGACGACGAGATCGCCGCGAACAGCGGCTTCCCGGCGCATCCGCACCAGAACATGGAGATCATCACCTATGTCCGCTCGGGTGCGATCACCCACCAGGACTCGATGGGCAACCAGGGCCGCACCGAGGCCGGCGACGTCCAGGTGATGAGCGCGGGCAGCGGCATCCGTCACGCCGAGTACAATCTCGAGCCCGAGACCACGCGGATCTTCCAGATCTGGATCATGCCGCGCGAGACCGGCGGCCAGCCGAGCTGGGGCGCCAAGCCCTTCCCCAAGGGCGATCGCTCGGGAAAGTTCGTCGCGCTCGCCTCGGGGTTCGACGGCGATGACGAGGCGCTGCCGATCCGGGCCAATGCCCGCGTTCTGGGCGCCACGCTCAAGGCCGGCGAAAGCGTCGAGCACAGCGTGGGCGACGGGCGCCACGCCTATCTCGTCCCGGCGATCGGCACGATCGAGGTCGACGGCGAGCAAGTGAATGCCCGCGACGGCGCCGCACTCACCGGCGGCCAGACCGTGACGATCAAGGCGCTCGAAGACGCCGAGATCGTGCTGGTCGACAGCGAATAA